Proteins found in one Oncorhynchus mykiss isolate Arlee chromosome 3, USDA_OmykA_1.1, whole genome shotgun sequence genomic segment:
- the kel gene encoding kell blood group glycoprotein isoform X3 — MCEGEMRNVSGCNKLNPDRPNKTQQSMAETPAEPQIDCELRPPSNTLSEPQLQYQLHPLSEPQPLPQPDTLPQPLPQPQPDSLPGPQLLPQPDTLPQPLPQPQPDSLPAPQLLPQADTLPEPQPQPQPDSLPRPQLLPQPDTLPESQPQSEEEVKPWVWTRRCVLLLFLLASSFCASIVGLAYYSQQHLSPESTPPASPPCTSPACQRATARLSISVDPFSQPCDYFLFPCGSEGASLSNRGRQRGKGMPLHPQGHKSRAAQAEKERERGRKERETGTDIIEKAPADRMPDRQTALLLTMREILEAEDRSSPGNSARQKACMFYRSCMDTGPTETAGPEPFLRLVHKLGGWAVSGQWNQTDFNSTLSLLMRDYGTFPFFSVYVGKDPNDTQGDKRYIQIDQPDFQIPTEWSSKTQKSKANTQILRLFLASYQRLLALLGSPSSSTILHIGLFISLSSELAVAASPLPHRLQQGLLYQRITIKELQTLAPAIDWLGCLQTTFHPHPVSQSDHVLLHNLPYIVHMSRIIGKWLNKHELSGSGPLHTFMVLSLLHTVIPALDSRFTQTERNFSLALGTTEEDVPRWRQCVLQTEKGFDTVLKHILRETTAYTEAEELIQNVYSSIKSKLSDLRWTDEESRMSVLNKIQSLTPRLSTKNNIFSEAELNQLYSKVTIDEHMYFSNYIQSLSLQRQRPSKLFSQAEGDDIWSLTPFISGNELVFPIGMFVQPLFHPTYPRAINFGVLGSLMAKDILHLLLPNIHSQSVSPRSIAECVRYQYLSMTEGPGREGAFSLSPAQQQEMWVQYSALQIALQAYNQSLKKYPGDSSLSGLSHTHLFLTSFTQINCDSDPYHEFMPFEPSFLVTVICGYSNLCPTTLSCPNKPQQHLLGTC, encoded by the exons ATGTGTGAGGGAGAAATGAGAAACGTCAGTGGCTGCAACAAGCTAAACCCAGACAGACCGAACAAGACACAACAGAGTATGGCAGAAACCCCAGCAGAGCCTCAG ATTGACTGTGAGCTGCGGCCCCCATCTAATACCCTTTCTGAGCCTCAGCTCCAGTACCAACTACATCCTCTCTCTGAGCCCCAGCCACTACCCCAGCCTGATACCCTTCCCCAGCCCCTGCCCCAGCCTCAGCCAGATAGCCTTCCTGGGCCCCAGCTCCTACCCCAGCCTGATACCCTTCCCCAGCCCCTGCCCCAGCCTCAGCCAGATAGCCTTCCTGCGCCCCAGCTCCTACCCCAAGCTGATACCCTCCCtgagccccagccccagcctcagccggATAGCCTTCCTAGGCCCCAGCTCCTACCCCAGCCTGATACCCTCCCTgagtcccagccccagtctgaAGAGGAGGTGAAGCCCTGGGTGTGGACACGTCGCTGCGTACTCCTACTCTTCCTCCTGGCATCCTCCTTCTGTGCCTCCATAGTGGGCCTGGCCTACTACTCCCAGCAGCACCTCTCACCAGAGAGCACACCGCCAGCCTCTCCTCCATGTACCTCCCCGGCTTGTCAGAGGGCTACCGCCCGTCTTTCCATCTCAGTCGACCCCTTCTCTCAGCCCTGTGACTACTTCCTGTTTCCCTGTGGGTCTGAAGGGGCATCTCTGTccaacagggggagacagaggggcaAGGGCATGCCCCTACACCCACAGGGCCACAAGAGCAGGGCAGcacaggcagagaaagagagagaaagagggaggaaggagagagagacaggcacggACATAATAGAAAAGGCTCCAGCAGACAgaatgccagacagacagactgcactACTGCTGACAATGAGGGAGATTTTGG AAGCTGAGGACCGCTCCAGCCCGGGTAACTCAGCTAGGCAGAAGGCCTGTATGTTCTACCGTTCTTGTATGGACACTGGCCCCACAGAGACTGCCGGGCCAGAACCTTTCCTCAGGCTAGTCCACAAG CTGGGTGGCTGGGCTGTATCAGGCCAGTGGAACCAGACAGATTTCAACTCCACTCTGTCTCTACTGATGAGAGACTATGGCACCTTCCCATTCTTTAGTGTTTATGTGGGCAAGGATCCTAACGACACTCAAGGAGACAAGCGATACATACAG ATTGATCAGCCGGATTTTCAGATACCTACTGAATGGAGCAGCAAGACTCAGAAGTCCAAAGCTAACACCCAG aTCCTGCGTCTTTTCCTGGCCTCGTATCAGAGGTTGCTGGCCCTGTTGGGCTCTCCCTCCAGCAGCACCATTCTCCATATAGGCCtgttcatctctctgtcctctgaacTGGCTGTAGCTGCCTCTCCTCTGCCGCATCGCCTGCAACAGGGGCTGCTGTACCAGCGCATCACCATCAAAGAGCTACag ACCCTGGCCCCTGCCATTGATTGGCTGGGCTGTCTACAGACCACCTTCCATCCCCACCCTGTTAGCCAATCGGATCACGTCCTCCTGCACAACCTCCCTTACATAGTCCACATGTCCCGCATCATCGGCAAATGGCTGAACAAGCATGAATTGAGTGGCAG TGGCCCTCTTCACACCTTCATGGTCCTCAGTCTCCTCCACACTGTCATACCCGCGCTGGACTCCAGGTTCACTCAGACAGAGAGGAATTTCTCCTTAGCTCTGGGGACTACAGAGGAG GATGTCCCTCGCTGGAGGCAGTGTGTTCTGCAGACTGAGAAAGGGTTTGACACGGTACTAAAACACATACTGAGAGAGACCACCGCATACACAGAG GCAGAGGAGCTGATTCAGAATGTCTATTCCTCCATCAAGTCCAAACTATCTGATCTCAGGTGGACAGATGAGGAGTCTCGCATGTCTGTTTTGAATAAG ATTCAGTCTCTAACTCCAAGACTTTCAACtaaaaacaacattttcagtgAAGCTGAACTCAACCAACTGTATTCAAAG GTGACAATTGACGAACACATGTATTTCTCCAACTAcatccagtctctctccctccagcgcCAGAGACCAAGCAAACTCTTTTCCCAGGCTGAAGGAGATGATAT tTGGTCCCTCACTCCATTTATCTCCGGCAATGAGCTAGTCTTTCCCATAGGGATGTTTGTCCAGCCTCTCTTCCACCCTACCTATCCCAG GGCCATCAACTTTGGGGTTTTGGGATCTTTGATGGCCAAAGATATTCTCCATCTCCTTCTACCCAACA TCCATTCTCAGAGTGTGTCTCCCAGGTCCATAGCAGAGTGTGTGCGGTACCAGTACCTGAGTATGACAGagggaccagggagagagggggcgtTCTCGCTGTCACCGGCACAGCAGCAGGAGATGTGGGTGCAGTACTCTGCTCTGCAGATTGCACTACAG GCTTACAATCAGAGTTTGAAGAAGTATCCTGGCGACTCCTCTCTCTCAGGCCTCTCTCACACTCATCTGTTCCTTACTTCATTCACTCAG ATCAACTGCGACTCTGACCCGTACCACGAGTTCATGCCCTTTGAACCTTCCTTTCTGGTTACTGTCATCTGTGGGTACTCTAACCTCTGCCCTACGACCCTCTCCTGCCCCAACAAACCCCAGCAGCACCTCTTAGGGACATGCTGA